A stretch of DNA from Anaerobacillus isosaccharinicus:
TGAACAATCTTACCTGTATTTGTTTCTTCTAAAAGATGTTTTACCGTTTCAACCGTTTCCTCTGGCTCAGTCACTTGCTTAACAAATTCCTTCGTCATTTCTTGGGTAGGTTGACGGAATACTTCAAGTACAGGCCCTTCTTCAACGATGTTTCCATTCTCCATAACCGCAACACGATGACAAATTTTTCGAATGACGTGCATTTCATGTGTAATCAATACGATCGTTAATCCTAATTTTTGATTGATATCAACAAGAAGATCTAAAATTGAATCCGTTGTTTTTGGATCTAATGCGGATGTCGCCTCATCACATAACAATACTTTTGGGTTGTTTGCTAATGCTCTGGCAATACCAACACGTTGTTTTTGACCACCACTTAGTTGTGACGGATACGATTCGCCTCGTCCCTCAAGTCCAACCAACTTTATTAATTCTTCGACTCTTTCTTTGCGCTTCTCTTTTGGAACTCCCGCTATTTCAAGGGGGAATGAGATATTTTCACGAACTGTCCTTGACCAAAGTAAATTAAAATGCTGAAAAATCATGCTAATCTCTTGGCGCGCCAAACGAAGTTCTTTTTTACTAAGCTGAGATAGATTTTTTCCAGCCACTTGAACCGTTCCTGCTGAAGGTCTTTCTAGCATGTTTAGCATACGAATCAGTGTACTTTTACCTGCCCCACTGTAGCCTATAATTCCGTAGATTTCACCTTCATTAATCATCAAGTTTATGTTATCGACAGCAGTAACGATCCCGTCTTTTGTTTGGAATATTTTCTTTAACGAGCTTAACGTAATCAAGATCACCACTCCTTTCACTTATTAATCTTATTGGTTTACTTAAGTTAACGCGTTAAAATGTCAATGTACAAGAGTTCACCCTTGACCACTCAATAAATCGTCTTTTTCATTAGGATGTATAATTTGCTATCGTTTAGTTGGATTTCAAACAAAAAAACCTTTCTGCACATAGAAGCACAGAAAGGTTTATAGATAGGTTCATCCATCTCATCTTTCAAAGCCTCCAGCTCTGCAGGAATTGGCACCTTCCTAAGTAAAAAATACTTAGCGGTTGCCGGGTTTCATCGGGCCAGTCCCTCCACCTCTCTTGATAAGAGTATTAAGTTGTAAATAAAATATCGTTTCAATAGAACAAATAGTAACATGGTGTTTAATAACTGTCAATTCATTTCTCTTAAAAAAAATTTGGTTATTTATGGTGTTAAATGAACATTATTTAAATAAAAAATCGTTTCAGCTTTTAAAATAGCTGGGTAAGTTCCATGAACAGTTAATTGATTTTGCTTAGCTAATCTTTGTAATCGATCTTGGCCTTTTAACAGCTTTTTAATTACTTCTTCATCGGCCTGGATTGTAAGGTCAATTTTTTGGCTTTCATCAGTATTCTCCATTACCTGCCCATGTAGAGTCGATAATGATATTGTATAGCTATTACTGCCTATTTCAAATAAAACAACAAACTGCTTTTCTTTAAAAAATGTTTGCAAGTGACTCGCTTCTGTTAATCTCTGCTGAAAACCTTGTAGCACTTGTTCAAACTCCATGAAATACACCTCCAAGGTTTTTCCCTCTTTACTATTTATTCGCTACATACAAGAGGAAATCCTTGTGTATTTATTGGAAAAACTCATTTTGTTCACTATATCACAAAAATTATATTCTATATTTACCCCGCCGGTTTCGTCGTAGCTGAGACGTCTTCTACCCTTGGACGATCTACATTTCTAAAGACTAGGAAGAAATAGACTGAAGCGACTACGTATAGTGCTCCTGTAATCGAGAAAACGATGGCATAACCGTAGTACGCACCGTATAGCATGACGATACCTGTTGAAACGGGTCCCATTACTGCCCAGCCTAAACTAAAGACCATTTGGCCGACTGAGTTTGCAAGGCCCTTCATCGAATCATCGACACTTCGCATCATTAGTGACATTTGAATCGGGTTTCCTGCATTCATTAATGCTTGTCGGAATAAAAAACCAAGTACAGCCAGCGTTAAGTTTTCTGTAAATGCGGTAAGTAACAAAAATGGGATCGATGAATGCTTGTGACTGGATCTAGCGAAAAGACTGCTTGAAAAACATCACTAAGCCCTCCACCTAGGATATTCCCGATAACATTTGCAACCATCATGATCGCAAAGTTAAAGCTAAATAAATGAACTCTCTGCTTTTCATTAGAGTTTTCTGCAAGTAGTGGAATTGTCGACACTTGTATAAAGGCCATGAAGATCCCGCTCAAAAAGGCTGCTGTTAAGAGCGTTGACTCATCTATAAATAATGACCTAGATAACAGGGTAATCGCCGAAAAAAGACCACCCCAAAAAATAATTTTTTTCCTACCAAATCGATCACTCAAAATACCAGCTGGTAAAAGCATAATTGCAGTTGCCGTAGCTGTCATCGCAATGACTTTTCCATTTACTTGCTCATCAAAGCCTAGTTCTCTGATGTAATAATTGTAAATGATCATAAAGATACCCATACCAATATGACCTAAAATTGATGATAATAAGAAAAGTCGGATGTTTTTGTTGTACCCTTTAAATTGGCTAGACCATCCTCCAATAAAATTTCCCACGTGGTCGCCTTCCTCTCAACACATATTTCGCGTCCCTAAATATAATAGTTCATTTTCTAAAAATTTGAAAGCATTTAATCCAAATTTTTTATAATAGCCACATCCAATTAATACCTCAAAACGTTTTTACGGTTTTGGGAAGGCTATTACTAAAATGACTAGGAGGGAAAATGTCATGGAAAAGAAAATCGATGTAACAACAAAAGTCCAAGGTAAGCTTGAAGATGGAAGTAGAATGAGCCTGTTTTTAGACGAGCGGGAAGTTGGCCAAATCATCCTGACAAACCAAGGCAATCATTATGAAATGGCTGAGGGATTCGAATTTTCTAACGATAAAATATACAAGCATGAAAATGATACAACTGAATATACCAAAAAGTATGTTGATGATTGTGATATGGGTTGGTGTTAATTTTAATGTAGTATAATAATGTAGAATGTAGAATGTAGAATTGTTGTGGGGTGAGCTTCGAGGTTGGTGGGGTGAGCCACTAGATGATATCATAAAAAAGCTCTCGACTGTTTTTCGTCGAGAGCTTTTTGGTTTTCGCTATGTAGCGCTAACTGTTTATGTGATTAGTCTTCTTTGATCATTGCTTCGTATTGTTCGGCTGTCATTAGCTTTTCTAATTCTGACTCGTCACTTAGCTCGATTGTAATCATCCATGCTTTTTCGTATGGAGATTCGTTCACAAGCTCTGGTGAATCGTCTAAATCTTCGTTAACTGCAACTACTTTACCACTAAGTGGTGCGTAAAGTTCTGAAACAGTTTTCACCGATTCAACACTACCAAATGGCTCGTCTGCTTGAATTTCATCGCCTACTTCAGGAAGCTCAACGAATACGATGTCACCTAATTCTGATTGTGCGAAATCAGTAATCCCAATACGTACTTGATTGCCTTCAACTTTTACCCATTCGTGCTCTTCAGAATACTTTAATTCTTTTGGTAAACTCATTTCTTAATCCCTCCAAAATTTTTAAGTATAACCATTATGGCAGAAAAACTTTCCAATTACCATTATACTCTTATTATCGCTATGTTTAAAGCTACAGTTTTAGATAAAGCTTTAAGTTTTAAGGTTTTTAGAATTACAAGAAGCTTTAATTCTACTTCCAAGTTTGTTCAAACAACTCTTCTTTAAACCCTACAGTAACATTTTTTCCGTCTGTTACGATCGGACGCTTAAGTAACATTCCTTCAGAGCTTAATAATTCTAAAATTTCATCTTCTGAAGCAACTTTCAGTTTATCCTTCATGCCAAGCTCCCGGTACTTTTGACCACTTGTATTTAAAAACTTTTTCAGTTCTAGACCACTTTTTTCATACAAGCTTTTAAGTTCAGCTTTTGATGGTGGATTTTCAACAATATGTATTTCTTGAAAGGCAATGCCGTTTGTTTCTAACCACTTTTTAGCATTACGGCATGTCCCGCATTTAGGATATAGGTATATTGTTAAACTCATTTTTTTCTCCTCCCCTGACGATTTTGAAGGGAATAGGCTATATAAACCTATCCCCTCTCCATCATACTATGAATCCATCCGATCTTTCACATCTTCTGCTCGCTTTTCACCCATATCTTCCTCAATTAGACCTGAAGACCAAGCTTCTTGAATACCATTTTGAGTTCCCTGGTCGATACCATTGAACTCTTTTACAAAGCTATCATCGACCTCTAGTGATCCATCATAGACAATTTCATTTTCACGATCCTTCATGAGAACACCTCGATTCCAATATTTGATCTGCATGATCTCACTTATTATTAGAAACATGTCCTTTTAACATACGGTCATTTAGATGCCTTTTAAAAATACATCTACGCAACGCGAAAAAGCCCCATAAAGGGACTTTTTCACTTAAGTCTAGTAGAGAGGAGAATGCCCTTTCTTTAGAAAGGAGGATTATTTAATTTTGGAACCACTGGCTCCAAATTTGAAAACTGTTTTAAAATAATTTTGAGTGTAAAGTTTAAAGTGTAGAGTTGTGAAAGTAAGTGCTTCGAAGCTCAAGCTTTCATAACTCTATATTCTACACTCTGAAATCTACACTATTCGAATGTAAAACTAAGAACAACATGCTTCGTAGAGAGGACTGGCACTAATCCTACATTTTACATTCTGCATCTTACACTAAACGACGTAGCGCTCTGCTTCGATTAGTTTTTGAGCGATTTGACGCTTAAGTGCTACAACATTTGTTGGTGTGTGACGAGTTAACTTACGTAAAATAGAGAGCATCGTACGTAATGTGTCGCCTTCTTCCATTGTTACTAATGATTCTTTCGCTACTGCTTCGATACGGTTAAATGCTTCTTGGCAGTAAACTCTAGTCATTAGAAGTTTTTGTTGGTTTGCATCTACACCATTACGGTTGAATGCTTTTTCAGTTCTTAATACTGCCGACTCCATCGCAAATACTTCATTTGCAAGGTCAGCCACTTTAGAAAGAATTTCTTGCTCTTTTTGTAGAGCTGGGCCGTATTTTTGAGCGCCTGTTCCAGCGATCATTAAAAATACTTTTTTAGCCATTGAAACTAAATATTTTTCTTGCTCAAGTGGCTCATCGCCAATTTCTTGAGGCATCATCATCATTAACTCTTCTTGTAATGACGTAGCTTTTTCTAAGAAAGGAAGCTCACCTTTCATTGCTTTACGTAAAATTGTTGCAGGAACTAACATGCGGTTAATTTCATTTGTCCCTTCAAAAATACGATTGATACGAGAATTACGATAGATCGATTCTATTTCGTATTCAGCCATAAATCCGTTACCACCATGGATTTGAACGCCTTCGTCAGCTACGTAATCTAGCGCTTCTGATCCAAATACTTTATTAAGCGAGCATTCTATTGCATACTCTGCGATTGCCTTTGCTACAGCTTTACCGTCCTTTTGCTCTTCATCAGACAATACATTAAAGCTATCTTCAATTAAGCCACCTGTGCGGTAAATTGAACTTTCAGCTGCATACGTTACTGCTGCCATTGTTCCAAGCTTTTCTTGGATAAGCGGAAATTGTGAGATTGGTTGTTTAAACTGTTTACGCTCATTGGCATATTTTACAGAGATTTCAATGCCACGTTTTGCTCCACCGACACAACCTACTCCGAGCTTATAACGTCCAACGTTTAAGATGTTAAAAGCAATCACATGACCTTTTCCAATTTCCCCAAGTAAATTCTCTTTAGGAACTAAAGCATCCTCTAAAATTAATGTACGTGTCGAAGATCCTTTTATACCCATTTTCTTTTCTTCTGGACCAGTAGAAACGCCTTCGTAGTCTTTTTCGACAATAAATGCTGTGAAATGCTCGCCATCAATTTTTGCGTAAACAACAAAAACATCTGCAAAACCTGCGTTTGTAATCCATTGCTTTTCACCATTTAATACATAGTGAGTTCCTGCATCGTTTAATTTTGCAGTCGCTTTTGCACTTAACGCATCAGACCCAGAACTAGGTTCAGTTAATGCATATGCAGCTAGTAACTCGCCACTTGCAAGACCAGGTAAATATTTTTGCTTCTGCTCTTCATTTCCGAAAAATACGATTGGTAGAGAACCGATCCCAACGTGTGCCCCGTGGCTTAATGAGAATGAACCTGAAAGAGCAAATTTCTCCGTAATTAATGACGAACTAATTTTATCTAAGCCAATCCCACCATACTCTTCAGGAACATCCGCCCCTAAAAGTCCTAGCTCACCTGCTTCTTTTAATAAACGAACAGAACGATCGAACTCATGATTTTCAATATGCTCAAGCTCTGGAACTACTTGCTCGACAACGAAATCCTCCGTCGTTTTAGCAATCATCACTTGCTCATCCGTAAAATCCTCCGGAGTAAACACCTTGTCTGCGCTACTATCATCTAATAAAAAGCTTCCACCTTTAATAACCTTATCAGCCGTTGCCATGAAAAAACCCCCTTGTCAATGTAGAATGTAAAATGTAGAATGTAGAATTGTTTGAAGCTTCACTTCGAAGCCTAGCCTTCCATTCTATTATTCTAATTTCACTATTCATAAAAGTAGATCTAATAATTGGGTTGAAAGCTCGATACGAAGCTCTTCTTTCAACCCATTTTTAATTTTACATTTTGCATTTTACATTTAAATAAGCTCAAACACTCCTGCTGCGCCCATTCCGCCGCCGATACACATTGTAACGACACCGAATTGCTCGCCACGACGTTTCATTTCGTGAATAAGTGAGAGTGTTAACTTTGTACCTGTGCATCCGAGTGGATGACCTAAAGCTATTGCTCCACCGTTAACATTTACTTTATCCATATCTAGGTTTAAGTGTCTGATTACTTGTAATGATTGTGAAGCAAATGCTTCGTTTAGTTCAAATAAGCCAATATCAGAAAGCTGTAGTCCTGCTAGTTTTAGCGCTTTTGGAATGGCTTCAACAGGACCAATCCCCATAATTTCTGGTGGAACTCCTGCTACTGCAAAAGAACGGAAACGAACTAATGGTGTTAAGCCTTCTGCTTCTGCCATGGCACGATCCATCACTAATACTGAAGCTGCCCCGTCACTCATTTGTGAAGCATTCCCAGCTGTAACAGTTCCTTTTGGATGAAACGCAGGTCTTAATTTCCCGAGACCTTCAAGTGTTGTATCTAGACGAACTCCTTCGTCTTTTGCAAATAAGATTTTCTTTTCTTTGAGCTTATTGTCACTTCCTACAGAGCGTAGCATCACTTCTACAGGAACGATTTCATCATCAAATTTACCTTCTTCAATTGCTTTAGCTGCTTTACGGTGACTTTCTACCGCAAAGGCATCTTGGTCTTGACGACTGATTTCGAATTTACGGGCTACTTCTTCAGCTGTAAAGCCCATGCCCATGTAATATTCTGGCGCCGTTTCAACTAATGTTGGGTTCGGTGCAATAACGTGTCCTCCCATTGGGATCATCGTCATCGTTTCTGCCCCACCAGCTAAAATCGCGCTTGCGTGACCTAACATAATTCGTTCTG
This window harbors:
- a CDS encoding methionine ABC transporter ATP-binding protein, which gives rise to MITLSSLKKIFQTKDGIVTAVDNINLMINEGEIYGIIGYSGAGKSTLIRMLNMLERPSAGTVQVAGKNLSQLSKKELRLARQEISMIFQHFNLLWSRTVRENISFPLEIAGVPKEKRKERVEELIKLVGLEGRGESYPSQLSGGQKQRVGIARALANNPKVLLCDEATSALDPKTTDSILDLLVDINQKLGLTIVLITHEMHVIRKICHRVAVMENGNIVEEGPVLEVFRQPTQEMTKEFVKQVTEPEETVETVKHLLEETNTGKIVQLTFVGGDAEKPLITEMIRAFNIDINILQGKISHTQNGPYGALFVHIDGEDTEVEKAIEFVREKQVKVEVISNV
- a CDS encoding SCP2 sterol-binding domain-containing protein, which encodes MEFEQVLQGFQQRLTEASHLQTFFKEKQFVVLFEIGSNSYTISLSTLHGQVMENTDESQKIDLTIQADEEVIKKLLKGQDRLQRLAKQNQLTVHGTYPAILKAETIFYLNNVHLTP
- a CDS encoding MFS transporter, coding for MGNFIGGWSSQFKGYNKNIRLFLLSSILGHIGMGIFMIIYNYYIRELGFDEQVNGKVIAMTATATAIMLLPAGILSDRFGRKKIIFWGGLFSAITLLSRSLFIDESTLLTAAFLSGIFMAFIQVSTIPLLAENSNEKQRVHLFSFNFAIMMVANVIGNILGGGLSDVFQAVFSLDPVTSIHRSHFCYLPHLQKT
- a CDS encoding YusG family protein, translated to MEKKIDVTTKVQGKLEDGSRMSLFLDEREVGQIILTNQGNHYEMAEGFEFSNDKIYKHENDTTEYTKKYVDDCDMGWC
- the gcvH gene encoding glycine cleavage system protein GcvH; protein product: MSLPKELKYSEEHEWVKVEGNQVRIGITDFAQSELGDIVFVELPEVGDEIQADEPFGSVESVKTVSELYAPLSGKVVAVNEDLDDSPELVNESPYEKAWMITIELSDESELEKLMTAEQYEAMIKED
- a CDS encoding arsenate reductase family protein, which produces MSLTIYLYPKCGTCRNAKKWLETNGIAFQEIHIVENPPSKAELKSLYEKSGLELKKFLNTSGQKYRELGMKDKLKVASEDEILELLSSEGMLLKRPIVTDGKNVTVGFKEELFEQTWK
- a CDS encoding acyl-CoA dehydrogenase family protein — its product is MATADKVIKGGSFLLDDSSADKVFTPEDFTDEQVMIAKTTEDFVVEQVVPELEHIENHEFDRSVRLLKEAGELGLLGADVPEEYGGIGLDKISSSLITEKFALSGSFSLSHGAHVGIGSLPIVFFGNEEQKQKYLPGLASGELLAAYALTEPSSGSDALSAKATAKLNDAGTHYVLNGEKQWITNAGFADVFVVYAKIDGEHFTAFIVEKDYEGVSTGPEEKKMGIKGSSTRTLILEDALVPKENLLGEIGKGHVIAFNILNVGRYKLGVGCVGGAKRGIEISVKYANERKQFKQPISQFPLIQEKLGTMAAVTYAAESSIYRTGGLIEDSFNVLSDEEQKDGKAVAKAIAEYAIECSLNKVFGSEALDYVADEGVQIHGGNGFMAEYEIESIYRNSRINRIFEGTNEINRMLVPATILRKAMKGELPFLEKATSLQEELMMMMPQEIGDEPLEQEKYLVSMAKKVFLMIAGTGAQKYGPALQKEQEILSKVADLANEVFAMESAVLRTEKAFNRNGVDANQQKLLMTRVYCQEAFNRIEAVAKESLVTMEEGDTLRTMLSILRKLTRHTPTNVVALKRQIAQKLIEAERYVV
- a CDS encoding acetyl-CoA C-acetyltransferase, giving the protein MKEAVIVAGARTPVGKAKKGTLASVRPDDLGAITVRETLRRAGNFDPSKIDDIIFGCAMPEAEQGMNMARNIGALAGIPDTVPAITINRYCSSGLQSIAYGAERIMLGHASAILAGGAETMTMIPMGGHVIAPNPTLVETAPEYYMGMGFTAEEVARKFEISRQDQDAFAVESHRKAAKAIEEGKFDDEIVPVEVMLRSVGSDNKLKEKKILFAKDEGVRLDTTLEGLGKLRPAFHPKGTVTAGNASQMSDGAASVLVMDRAMAEAEGLTPLVRFRSFAVAGVPPEIMGIGPVEAIPKALKLAGLQLSDIGLFELNEAFASQSLQVIRHLNLDMDKVNVNGGAIALGHPLGCTGTKLTLSLIHEMKRRGEQFGVVTMCIGGGMGAAGVFELI